One window from the genome of Bufo bufo chromosome 4, aBufBuf1.1, whole genome shotgun sequence encodes:
- the CALM2 gene encoding calmodulin-2: MADQLTEEQIAEFKEAFSLFDKDGDGTITTKELGTVMRSLGQNPTEAELQDMINEVDADGNGTIDFPEFLTMMARKMKDTDSEEEIREAFRVFDKDGNGYISAAELRHVMTNLGEKLTDEEVDEMIREADIDGDGQVNYEEFVQMMTAK; this comes from the exons GCTGACCAACTGACAGAagagcagattgcag AATTCAAGGAAGCCTTCTCGCTATTCGACAAGGATGGTGATGGCACCATCACAACAAAGGAGTTGGGCACAGTGATGAGGTCGCTTGGGCAGAACCCCACAGAGGCCGAGCTGCAGGACATGATCAATGAAGTAGACGCTGATG GTAACGGAACAATCGACTTTCCTGAATTCCTGACTATGATGGCTAGAAAAATGAAAGACACAGATAGTGAAGAGGAAATCAGAGAAGCATTCCGTGTGTTTGACAAG GATGGAAACGGCTACATTAGCGCTGCTGAACTCCGTCATGTTATGACAAATCTGGGTGAGAAGTTAACGGACGAAGAGGTTGATGAAATGATCAGGGAAGCAGACATTGATGGTGACGGCCAAGTAAATTATGAAG AGTTTGTACAAATGATGACAGCAAAGTGA